In a genomic window of Xylophilus rhododendri:
- a CDS encoding acyl carrier protein, which produces MSTITIDAFIENFLTAVDFQDPVELTADTELRSLSQWDSLAALGVIVMFDVEYGKTIVGDDLKAANTVGDLYKLLG; this is translated from the coding sequence AGCACCATCACCATCGACGCTTTCATCGAAAACTTCCTGACCGCGGTCGACTTCCAGGACCCGGTGGAGCTGACGGCCGACACCGAGCTGCGCAGCCTGTCCCAGTGGGACTCGCTGGCCGCGCTCGGCGTGATCGTCATGTTCGATGTGGAGTACGGCAAGACCATCGTCGGCGACGACCTGAAGGCAGCCAACACCGTGGGCGATCTCTACAAGCTGCTCGGCTGA